In a genomic window of Luoshenia tenuis:
- a CDS encoding RNA-binding S4 domain-containing protein — MRLDKYLKVSRIIKRRTVANEACDAGRVSLNGRQAKAGSEVKPGDEIAIQFGEKLLRYEVLRVSEHVPKGEAAEMYRPLN, encoded by the coding sequence ATGAGGTTAGATAAGTATTTGAAGGTTTCGCGCATCATCAAACGCCGCACCGTGGCCAACGAGGCCTGCGATGCGGGCCGCGTATCGCTCAACGGCCGGCAGGCCAAGGCGGGCAGCGAGGTCAAGCCGGGGGATGAGATCGCCATCCAGTTTGGCGAAAAGCTGCTGCGCTATGAGGTGCTGCGGGTATCCGAGCACGTGCCCAAGGGCGAGGCGGCGGAGATGTACCGCCCGCTGAACTAG
- the ispD gene encoding 2-C-methyl-D-erythritol 4-phosphate cytidylyltransferase, which produces MEVGAVIVAAGRGNRMGADVNKVFLPLCGKSVLAWSVQAFMDFGVRRIAVVLAPGEEGAAREALKPLKGEAQVTFANGGAQRTQSVCAGLCALGEGIDYVLIHDGARPLVTGEVIGAALASAREKGSGIAALPVKDTIKLTDGEGKILSTPERANLYAVQTPQAFCFEAIMQAHAAAAQAGANATDDAALLEEMGQMVYLSKGDEENIKLTTPQDMALARQILRRRQGARPGPRIGTGFDVHALVQGRALILGGVNIPYEKGLLGHSDADVLTHAVMDALLGAAALGDIGKLFPDNDPAYAGADSIALLEQVAARVRQAGYAIGNVDATIVAQAPKCAPHIGRMRENLARAMGIGLGQVGLKATTTEHMGFEGRGEGISAQAAAILYPSDADI; this is translated from the coding sequence ATGGAGGTAGGAGCGGTCATCGTCGCGGCCGGGCGGGGCAACCGCATGGGCGCGGATGTGAATAAGGTGTTTTTGCCGCTATGCGGTAAAAGCGTTTTGGCCTGGTCGGTTCAGGCTTTTATGGACTTTGGGGTGCGCCGCATCGCCGTGGTGCTGGCCCCCGGCGAGGAGGGGGCGGCGCGTGAAGCGCTGAAGCCCTTGAAAGGGGAGGCCCAGGTGACGTTTGCCAATGGGGGCGCCCAGCGCACCCAATCGGTCTGCGCGGGGCTGTGCGCCCTGGGGGAGGGGATCGATTACGTACTGATCCACGACGGGGCGCGGCCGCTGGTCACGGGCGAGGTGATCGGCGCGGCGCTGGCCTCGGCCCGGGAGAAGGGCAGCGGCATTGCGGCCCTGCCGGTGAAGGATACCATCAAGCTGACCGACGGAGAGGGGAAGATCCTCTCCACGCCTGAGCGGGCCAACCTGTACGCGGTGCAGACCCCGCAGGCCTTCTGCTTTGAGGCGATCATGCAGGCCCATGCCGCCGCGGCGCAGGCGGGCGCCAACGCCACGGACGACGCGGCCCTGCTCGAGGAGATGGGACAAATGGTTTACTTATCCAAAGGGGACGAGGAGAATATCAAGCTGACCACGCCCCAGGACATGGCGCTGGCCCGCCAGATCCTGCGGCGCAGGCAGGGTGCGCGGCCCGGCCCGCGGATCGGCACCGGCTTTGACGTGCACGCGCTGGTGCAGGGGCGGGCGCTGATCCTGGGCGGGGTCAATATCCCCTACGAAAAGGGGCTTTTGGGCCATAGCGATGCGGACGTGCTGACCCACGCGGTGATGGATGCGCTGCTGGGCGCCGCTGCGCTGGGGGATATCGGCAAGCTGTTTCCGGATAACGACCCGGCCTATGCGGGGGCGGACAGCATCGCGCTGCTGGAGCAGGTGGCCGCGCGCGTGCGGCAGGCCGGGTATGCCATCGGAAATGTGGATGCCACCATCGTGGCCCAGGCCCCCAAGTGCGCCCCGCATATTGGGCGCATGCGGGAGAATCTGGCCCGGGCCATGGGCATCGGCTTAGGGCAGGTGGGGCTCAAGGCCACCACCACCGAGCATATGGGCTTTGAGGGCCGGGGCGAGGGCATCAGCGCCCAGGCGGCCGCAATCCTCTATCCATCGGATGCGGATATTTAA
- a CDS encoding peptidylprolyl isomerase yields the protein MKKWGAKCAAGLMAAAMAFSLTGCNIVEVDEAKDRQQVVAKVGDVEILKGELLDLYDQQKAYYGITEDYEKSSPDQVKEFKTVVLDAIIAQHVMEAQAEKEGYTDFTNEEQAAAEKQVDEMLDAQREQFLTEAQAEKEEDPSIDVEARADEKLAELMEKNKMTRESLIEDQLMETAIQKMQDELFKDIEVTDDEIKEKYDTLVEEAKEKYDESIDQFYYEQSYGYTIYYQPEGFFYVKHILIGIPEDKQSEIAALRKDGDTAGADALRDEELAKIKEQADLVLQKVNDGEDFDALIAEYGADKGMEVSPAKEKGYLVGEKSSFVTEFLNAALGLSEVGDTTDLVASDYGYHIIRKVADAKPGPVDLNEVKDAVRSSLLSDKQNEKLSTQVEEWRKGMDVQVYENRY from the coding sequence ATGAAGAAGTGGGGAGCCAAGTGTGCGGCCGGCCTGATGGCGGCGGCCATGGCCTTTTCCCTTACCGGGTGTAACATCGTCGAGGTAGATGAAGCGAAAGACCGCCAGCAGGTGGTGGCCAAGGTGGGGGATGTGGAGATCCTCAAAGGCGAGCTGCTGGACCTTTACGACCAGCAAAAGGCTTATTACGGCATTACGGAGGATTATGAAAAGAGCAGTCCGGACCAGGTCAAGGAGTTTAAGACCGTGGTGCTGGATGCCATCATCGCCCAGCACGTGATGGAGGCCCAGGCCGAAAAGGAGGGCTATACCGACTTTACCAACGAAGAGCAGGCCGCCGCTGAAAAGCAGGTGGATGAGATGCTTGACGCCCAGCGCGAGCAGTTTTTGACCGAAGCGCAGGCCGAAAAAGAAGAGGATCCCTCCATCGACGTGGAGGCCAGGGCGGACGAGAAGCTGGCCGAGCTGATGGAGAAGAATAAGATGACCCGGGAATCCCTGATCGAAGATCAGCTGATGGAAACGGCCATCCAGAAGATGCAGGATGAGCTGTTTAAGGATATCGAAGTCACCGATGACGAGATCAAGGAAAAGTACGATACCCTGGTGGAAGAGGCCAAGGAGAAGTACGACGAGAGCATCGACCAGTTCTATTACGAGCAGAGCTATGGCTACACCATTTACTACCAGCCCGAGGGCTTCTTCTACGTCAAGCATATCCTCATCGGCATCCCGGAGGATAAGCAAAGCGAGATTGCCGCCCTGCGTAAGGATGGGGACACCGCTGGGGCGGATGCGCTGCGGGATGAGGAACTGGCCAAGATCAAAGAGCAGGCCGACCTGGTGCTGCAAAAGGTAAACGACGGGGAGGATTTTGACGCCCTGATCGCCGAATACGGCGCGGATAAGGGCATGGAGGTCTCCCCGGCTAAGGAAAAGGGTTACCTGGTGGGCGAAAAGTCCAGCTTTGTGACCGAGTTCTTAAACGCTGCGCTGGGGCTAAGCGAGGTGGGGGATACCACGGATCTGGTGGCCTCGGATTACGGCTATCACATCATCCGCAAGGTAGCGGATGCCAAACCCGGCCCGGTGGATCTCAACGAGGTCAAAGACGCGGTGCGCTCCTCCCTGCTGAGCGACAAGCAGAACGAAAAGCTCTCCACCCAGGTGGAAGAGTGGCGCAAGGGGATGGATGTGCAGGTGTACGAAAACCGCTATTAA
- a CDS encoding HU family DNA-binding protein, with the protein MNKAELVMAVAEKCDCTKKDAEAAVNAFVSVVSEALAKGDKVQIVGFGNFEVRERAERMGRNPLTKEEITIPASKSPVFKPGKLLKDSVNH; encoded by the coding sequence ATGAACAAAGCAGAATTGGTTATGGCGGTTGCCGAAAAGTGCGATTGCACGAAGAAAGATGCAGAAGCGGCCGTAAATGCCTTTGTGTCGGTTGTGTCGGAAGCGTTGGCAAAGGGCGACAAGGTCCAGATCGTGGGCTTTGGCAACTTTGAGGTGCGTGAGCGCGCCGAGCGCATGGGCCGCAATCCTTTGACGAAGGAAGAGATCACCATCCCGGCGTCCAAGAGCCCGGTTTTCAAACCCGGCAAGCTGCTCAAGGATTCCGTGAACCACTAA
- the mazG gene encoding nucleoside triphosphate pyrophosphohydrolase, which translates to MKQLTLVGLGPEQAKWLTLEAVQALSGADAVLLRTQKHGAADYLKENGLAFTALDALYEEAADFDALNAALIARILSTPGENVAFGVPGDGIHGEAVVQPLLREARARGIACRFVAGVSAAAPAAGAAALEGLLPEGEGYTLLSAQDLPDTRPNPELPLIVAQLDNPLLAGACKLALAESYGDDMPACLYDAGEDKAQTLPLYELDRQSVTHLSTLVLPAQARRERVRYTFDDLLSIMRTLRGPQGCPWDKEQTHESLKPYVIEEAYEVADAIALQDMDKLSDELGDLLLQVVFHAQVAAERGDFDDRDICTHICEKMIRRHPHIFADGKAGDAEAVLDTWEEIKKKEKQLRTQTEVMQDVPRTFPALMRAAKVQQKAKKVGFDWEYIEDALGKIEEESREFMAEYKAQPRSEDKLTLEMGDLLFAVVNVARMAGVQPEMALNASTEKFIRRFNYVESRAAQLGRSLQEMTLPEMDALWEEAKAKGIG; encoded by the coding sequence ATGAAGCAGTTAACGCTGGTAGGCCTGGGGCCGGAGCAGGCCAAATGGCTGACGCTGGAGGCCGTGCAGGCGCTAAGCGGCGCGGACGCGGTGCTGCTGCGCACGCAAAAGCATGGCGCCGCAGACTATCTAAAGGAAAACGGGCTGGCCTTTACGGCGCTGGACGCGCTATATGAGGAAGCGGCGGATTTTGACGCGCTCAACGCCGCGCTGATCGCGCGCATCCTCTCCACACCGGGGGAAAATGTGGCCTTCGGCGTGCCGGGGGACGGCATTCACGGCGAGGCCGTGGTGCAGCCGCTGCTGCGCGAGGCCAGGGCGCGGGGCATCGCCTGCCGCTTTGTGGCCGGGGTATCGGCCGCCGCGCCCGCCGCAGGGGCTGCGGCGCTGGAGGGCCTGTTGCCCGAGGGGGAAGGGTATACCCTGCTCAGCGCGCAGGACCTGCCCGATACCCGGCCAAACCCCGAACTGCCGCTGATCGTCGCCCAGCTGGACAACCCTTTGCTGGCGGGGGCGTGTAAGCTGGCGCTGGCCGAAAGCTATGGGGACGATATGCCCGCCTGCCTGTATGATGCCGGCGAGGATAAGGCCCAGACGCTGCCCCTTTACGAGCTGGATCGCCAGAGCGTTACCCACCTGAGCACCCTGGTGCTGCCCGCCCAGGCGCGCAGGGAGCGGGTGCGCTATACTTTTGATGATCTGCTCTCCATCATGCGCACGCTGCGCGGGCCCCAGGGCTGCCCCTGGGATAAGGAGCAGACCCACGAGAGCTTAAAGCCGTATGTGATCGAGGAGGCCTACGAGGTGGCGGATGCCATCGCCCTGCAGGATATGGACAAGCTCTCCGACGAGCTGGGGGATCTGCTGTTGCAGGTGGTGTTCCACGCCCAGGTGGCTGCTGAACGCGGGGATTTTGACGACCGGGACATCTGCACCCACATCTGCGAGAAGATGATCCGCCGCCATCCCCACATCTTTGCAGATGGTAAGGCGGGCGATGCCGAGGCGGTGCTGGATACCTGGGAGGAGATCAAGAAAAAGGAAAAGCAGCTGCGCACCCAGACCGAGGTGATGCAGGACGTGCCCCGCACCTTCCCGGCGCTGATGCGGGCGGCAAAAGTGCAGCAAAAGGCCAAAAAAGTGGGGTTTGACTGGGAATATATTGAAGACGCCCTGGGGAAGATAGAAGAAGAATCGCGGGAATTCATGGCGGAGTACAAGGCGCAGCCCCGCAGTGAGGATAAGCTGACCCTGGAGATGGGCGACCTGCTCTTTGCCGTGGTCAACGTGGCCAGGATGGCCGGCGTACAGCCGGAAATGGCGCTTAACGCCTCTACGGAGAAGTTCATCCGCCGTTTTAACTATGTGGAAAGCCGCGCCGCCCAGCTGGGCCGCAGCCTGCAGGAGATGACGCTGCCCGAGATGGACGCCCTGTGGGAGGAGGCCAAGGCTAAAGGCATCGGCTAA
- a CDS encoding aminoglycoside phosphotransferase family protein, which produces MPNRELLHRCPLIGRGRQAEVYLYEGAAYKVFRPDYPESWVRYELEVQREICRTGLPVVRYWETEDAHIIKMGYIPGPALGERMGEEPAGSLAQLAALHLRVHAVKGLKLARLQETLAGQIDRALADACHKARARAALAAVGEGDALCHLDFHPYNILCGEGQLYIIDWVNARMGNPIFDLARTYVLLYEAAPQAARGYYAALEAQGAALDDFERALYVMALCRLCDCDNPAARALLAELQTCIW; this is translated from the coding sequence ATGCCAAACCGGGAATTGCTGCACCGCTGCCCCCTGATCGGCCGGGGCCGGCAGGCCGAGGTCTACTTGTACGAGGGCGCGGCTTATAAAGTCTTTAGGCCGGATTATCCCGAAAGCTGGGTGCGCTATGAGCTGGAGGTGCAGCGGGAGATCTGCAGGACCGGCCTGCCCGTGGTGCGCTATTGGGAGACAGAGGATGCGCACATCATCAAAATGGGGTATATCCCCGGCCCGGCGCTGGGGGAGCGGATGGGCGAGGAACCCGCCGGCAGCCTTGCGCAGCTGGCCGCGCTGCACCTACGGGTGCACGCGGTAAAGGGGTTAAAGCTGGCGCGGCTGCAAGAGACGCTGGCCGGGCAGATCGACCGGGCGCTGGCGGACGCCTGCCATAAGGCGCGCGCACGGGCGGCGCTGGCGGCGGTAGGGGAGGGCGATGCGCTTTGCCATCTTGATTTTCACCCTTATAATATCCTCTGCGGGGAGGGGCAGCTTTATATCATCGACTGGGTGAACGCCCGGATGGGCAACCCGATATTCGACCTGGCGCGCACCTATGTGCTGCTGTACGAGGCCGCGCCCCAGGCGGCCAGGGGGTACTATGCCGCCCTGGAAGCGCAGGGCGCGGCATTAGACGATTTTGAAAGAGCGCTCTACGTTATGGCGCTTTGCCGCCTGTGCGATTGTGATAATCCCGCCGCGCGGGCACTGTTGGCGGAACTGCAAACGTGCATTTGGTAA
- a CDS encoding prepilin-type N-terminal cleavage/methylation domain-containing protein, which produces MKKKRSQGFTLVEVIVVVVILAILAAILVPSMIGWIKKAEEKTAVVGCRTCVLAAQTLLSEKYRPGETPVLDAQAVLDLAQVDGSVSNIGIDTDSGTIAHLLYTDAGGAQIFYCRHAGADGCGNRDVYDLRQGAVKSDMGTALQSVVQGFNTATSAGFAGVEGGKPFSATAIDGVNAKTEGTFAHAIYQSLPAGQRAALDEVSWSIVRTTAGYRIYLTEVRYGADESADNIKVYKYDMATGQYQYTTTGKVTNGKVTAAGQQWSDWSDTMD; this is translated from the coding sequence ATGAAGAAAAAGCGCAGCCAGGGCTTTACGCTGGTAGAGGTCATCGTCGTGGTGGTGATATTAGCCATTTTGGCGGCGATCCTGGTGCCCTCCATGATCGGCTGGATCAAAAAAGCCGAGGAGAAGACGGCGGTGGTGGGCTGTCGCACCTGCGTGCTGGCCGCGCAGACCCTGCTCTCGGAAAAATACCGCCCGGGCGAGACGCCGGTGCTGGACGCGCAGGCGGTGCTGGACCTGGCCCAGGTGGACGGCAGCGTATCCAACATCGGCATCGATACGGACAGCGGTACCATCGCCCACCTGCTCTATACCGATGCGGGCGGCGCCCAGATCTTTTACTGCCGCCATGCCGGGGCCGATGGATGCGGCAATCGCGATGTGTACGACCTGCGCCAGGGCGCGGTGAAAAGCGATATGGGCACGGCGCTGCAATCCGTCGTGCAGGGCTTTAATACCGCAACAAGCGCCGGTTTTGCGGGCGTCGAGGGCGGCAAGCCCTTTAGTGCCACCGCTATTGACGGGGTGAACGCAAAGACCGAGGGGACCTTTGCCCACGCCATCTACCAATCCCTCCCCGCCGGGCAGCGCGCCGCGCTGGATGAGGTCTCCTGGTCCATCGTCAGGACCACCGCAGGCTACCGCATTTATTTGACCGAGGTGCGCTACGGCGCGGACGAATCCGCCGATAACATTAAGGTTTATAAGTACGACATGGCCACCGGCCAGTACCAGTATACCACCACCGGCAAGGTGACAAACGGCAAGGTGACCGCCGCCGGCCAGCAGTGGTCGGACTGGTCCGACACCATGGATTAA
- the radA gene encoding DNA repair protein RadA: MAKEKTVFFCSNCGQESIRWVGRCPGCGEYNTMTEQKVAAAAKPGARGARSTAHKMRPVRIDEIPAQDHARRSTGFTELDRVLGGGLVPGSLVLLGGDPGIGKSTILLQVSGALAAGGTRVLYVSGEESARQIKMRAARLSVDAPELYVLAETQMEAVLSEAEEMKPDLLIIDSVQTLYCEALTSAPGSVSQVHEVTGHLMRLAKTMGCAIVLVGHVTKEGAIAGPRVLEHMVDAVLYFEGDRHHQFRILRAVKNRFGSTNEIGLFEMKNQGIVQVDNPSEMFLSSRPEPVPGSGVVCAMEGTRPVLVELQALVTTTSFGMPRRQASGVDYNRLILMAAVLEKKMHLALGNQDIYINVAGGLRLDEPAVDLGIAMMIVSSFRGKALPMDMVCIGEIGLTGEVRGVPQMERRLAECVKLGFHRCVVPKDGLRGVALPDGIELVAIEHVGDAMELMM; the protein is encoded by the coding sequence ATGGCCAAGGAAAAGACGGTTTTTTTCTGCTCCAACTGCGGGCAGGAGTCCATCCGGTGGGTGGGGCGCTGCCCTGGCTGCGGGGAATATAATACCATGACCGAGCAGAAGGTGGCCGCGGCCGCCAAGCCCGGGGCCCGGGGGGCGCGCAGCACCGCGCACAAGATGCGGCCGGTGCGGATCGACGAGATCCCCGCGCAGGACCATGCGCGCCGCTCCACCGGCTTTACGGAGCTGGACCGGGTGCTGGGGGGCGGGCTGGTGCCGGGCAGCCTGGTGCTGCTGGGGGGCGACCCGGGCATCGGCAAATCCACCATCCTTTTGCAGGTATCCGGCGCGCTGGCGGCGGGGGGTACCCGGGTGCTGTACGTGTCCGGGGAGGAATCCGCCCGGCAGATCAAGATGCGGGCGGCCCGGCTTTCTGTGGACGCGCCGGAGCTTTACGTCCTGGCTGAAACGCAGATGGAGGCGGTGCTCTCCGAGGCCGAGGAGATGAAGCCCGACCTTTTGATCATCGACTCGGTGCAGACCCTGTACTGCGAGGCGCTGACCAGCGCGCCGGGCAGCGTATCCCAGGTGCACGAGGTGACCGGGCACCTGATGCGCCTGGCCAAGACCATGGGCTGCGCCATCGTGCTGGTGGGGCATGTGACCAAGGAGGGGGCCATCGCCGGGCCGCGGGTGCTCGAGCACATGGTGGACGCGGTGCTGTATTTTGAGGGGGATCGCCACCATCAGTTCCGCATCCTGCGGGCGGTCAAAAACCGCTTTGGCTCCACCAACGAGATCGGCCTTTTTGAGATGAAGAATCAGGGCATCGTACAGGTGGACAACCCCTCGGAGATGTTTCTTTCCTCCCGGCCGGAGCCGGTGCCGGGCAGCGGCGTGGTCTGCGCCATGGAGGGCACCCGGCCGGTACTGGTGGAGCTGCAGGCATTGGTCACCACCACCTCGTTTGGCATGCCGCGCAGGCAGGCCTCGGGGGTGGATTATAACCGGTTGATCTTGATGGCGGCGGTGCTGGAAAAAAAGATGCACCTGGCGCTTGGCAACCAGGATATCTATATCAACGTGGCCGGCGGCCTGCGCCTGGACGAGCCGGCGGTGGACCTGGGGATCGCCATGATGATCGTCTCCTCTTTCCGGGGCAAGGCCCTGCCTATGGACATGGTGTGCATCGGCGAGATCGGCCTGACCGGGGAGGTGCGCGGCGTGCCCCAGATGGAGCGGCGGCTGGCCGAGTGCGTAAAGCTGGGTTTTCACCGCTGCGTGGTGCCCAAAGACGGGCTGCGGGGCGTGGCCTTGCCGGATGGGATCGAACTTGTAGCTATCGAGCACGTGGGCGACGCGATGGAATTGATGATGTAA
- the spoVT gene encoding stage V sporulation protein T, whose protein sequence is MKATGIVRRIDDLGRVVIPKEIRRTLRIREGDPLEIFTDREGEVILKKYSPIGELSDFAKEYAETLAATSGHLVVICDKDLVIAVSGGPKRDYMDKAISPDLDKAIRERRAVTTAKGGTMLAITAEDEANYTAQVVAPIISQGDAIGAVVLLSTKEGAAMDNTELKLAQTAAGFLGSQMLQ, encoded by the coding sequence ATGAAAGCCACGGGCATTGTGAGAAGAATCGACGATCTGGGCCGCGTCGTCATCCCCAAGGAGATCCGCCGCACGCTGCGCATCCGGGAGGGCGACCCGCTGGAGATCTTTACCGACCGGGAGGGCGAGGTCATCTTAAAAAAATACTCCCCGATTGGGGAGCTGAGCGATTTTGCCAAAGAGTATGCGGAAACGCTGGCCGCCACGTCGGGCCATCTGGTGGTGATCTGCGATAAAGACCTGGTCATCGCCGTATCCGGCGGGCCTAAGCGGGATTATATGGATAAGGCCATCAGCCCGGATCTGGATAAGGCCATCCGCGAGCGCAGGGCGGTCACCACGGCCAAGGGCGGCACGATGCTGGCCATCACCGCCGAGGACGAGGCGAACTATACGGCCCAGGTGGTAGCGCCCATCATCTCCCAGGGGGACGCCATCGGCGCGGTGGTGCTGCTCTCCACCAAAGAGGGGGCGGCCATGGACAATACCGAATTGAAACTGGCCCAGACGGCGGCGGGTTTTCTGGGCAGCCAGATGCTGCAATAG
- the crcB gene encoding fluoride efflux transporter CrcB, which translates to MINCVFVGLGGMLGAVARYLLGLIPVREMGGFPLITLGINILGALVIGLLAALAQKQAFDPGWMLFLKVGLCGGFTTFSTFALEAQGLLSGGRWGAAVLYVTLSVAGCIAAVALGRVLVR; encoded by the coding sequence ATGATCAATTGCGTGTTCGTAGGCTTGGGCGGCATGCTGGGCGCAGTTGCGCGCTATCTTCTGGGGCTGATCCCCGTTCGGGAGATGGGCGGGTTTCCGCTCATCACACTGGGCATCAATATCTTAGGGGCGCTGGTCATCGGGCTGCTCGCGGCGCTGGCGCAAAAGCAGGCCTTTGACCCGGGATGGATGCTCTTTTTAAAGGTGGGCCTTTGCGGTGGGTTTACCACGTTTTCTACCTTTGCGCTGGAGGCACAGGGCCTGCTCTCGGGCGGACGGTGGGGCGCGGCTGTGCTGTATGTAACGCTAAGCGTAGCGGGCTGCATCGCCGCCGTGGCGCTGGGGAGGGTGCTGGTGCGGTAG
- a CDS encoding putative polysaccharide biosynthesis protein, with protein MSKTTKSFVAGAAILGFAGLIVKIIGAFYRIPLTNMIGTEGMGIYQVAYPIYSTLLVISTSGIPTAISKMVAEKTAVGDYRNAHRIFQVAFRVLLIIGLITSLVMLAGNRLIAQGLGDEMAASSIMAIAPALFFVSLLSAYRGYFQGLQRMVPTAASQVVEQIGKLAIGLYLAYQMYLTGGPAAGAAGALLGVTLSEVAALVLLIGMYNRNKGEIKQDIRQSPRRHILSFRAVLRNLAAMAIPITLGGIIMPVAQMIDTAMIHGRLEAIGYALEARRTLLGILTGQVNTLVNMPAVLTVALSMSLVPAISASVAERSPVAVRTKAETGLKLAILIGLPCAVGMYLMAEPILSMLYRTGTADEMAIAVELLGVMSIAVFFLSIVQTMTGVLQGLGKVGVPVFALLIGALTKVVVNYILLGIPEINIKGAAISTICCYSVAALVDVVMAAKLSHMRLRFGDMLVRPLLSAGGMGVAVYFVNLWARKLIHSNTIVTILAIGVAALVYVFMLLITKAIRPADMAYIPGGAKITRLLCRMHIWKTPRKVKGGNGR; from the coding sequence ATGAGCAAAACAACCAAATCGTTTGTCGCGGGCGCGGCCATACTGGGCTTTGCCGGGCTGATCGTCAAGATCATCGGCGCTTTTTACCGCATTCCGCTGACCAATATGATCGGCACCGAGGGCATGGGCATCTATCAGGTGGCCTACCCCATCTATTCTACGCTGCTGGTGATCTCCACCTCCGGCATTCCAACGGCTATCAGCAAGATGGTGGCGGAAAAGACCGCCGTGGGGGATTACCGAAATGCGCACCGCATCTTTCAAGTCGCCTTCCGGGTGCTGCTGATCATCGGCCTGATCACCAGTCTGGTGATGCTGGCGGGCAACCGCCTCATCGCCCAGGGCCTGGGCGATGAGATGGCGGCAAGCTCCATCATGGCCATCGCGCCGGCGCTGTTCTTCGTCTCCCTGCTCTCGGCCTACCGGGGCTATTTCCAGGGCCTGCAGCGCATGGTGCCTACCGCGGCCAGCCAGGTGGTCGAGCAGATCGGCAAGCTGGCCATCGGATTATACCTGGCCTACCAGATGTACCTGACCGGCGGCCCGGCCGCGGGCGCGGCGGGCGCGCTTTTGGGCGTCACTTTAAGCGAAGTGGCGGCGTTGGTGCTGCTGATCGGCATGTATAACCGCAATAAAGGGGAGATCAAGCAGGATATCCGCCAAAGCCCGCGCAGGCACATCCTCTCTTTCCGCGCGGTGTTGCGCAACCTGGCGGCCATGGCCATCCCCATCACCCTGGGCGGCATCATCATGCCGGTGGCGCAGATGATCGATACCGCCATGATCCACGGGCGGCTGGAGGCCATCGGCTACGCGCTGGAAGCCCGGCGCACGCTGCTGGGCATCCTGACCGGCCAGGTCAATACCCTGGTCAACATGCCCGCAGTGCTGACGGTGGCCCTGTCCATGAGCCTGGTGCCGGCCATCTCCGCCTCGGTGGCGGAGCGCTCGCCGGTGGCGGTGCGCACCAAGGCCGAAACCGGGCTTAAGCTGGCCATCCTCATCGGCCTGCCCTGCGCGGTGGGCATGTACCTGATGGCGGAACCCATCTTATCCATGCTCTACCGCACCGGCACGGCGGATGAAATGGCCATCGCGGTGGAACTGCTGGGGGTGATGAGCATTGCGGTGTTCTTCCTGAGCATCGTGCAGACCATGACCGGCGTGCTCCAGGGCCTGGGCAAGGTCGGGGTGCCGGTGTTCGCGCTGCTGATCGGCGCGCTGACCAAGGTGGTGGTCAACTACATTTTGCTGGGCATCCCCGAGATCAATATCAAAGGCGCGGCGATCTCTACCATCTGCTGCTACTCGGTAGCGGCGCTGGTGGATGTGGTGATGGCCGCCAAGCTCTCGCATATGCGGCTGCGCTTTGGGGATATGCTGGTGCGCCCGCTGCTCTCGGCCGGGGGCATGGGCGTGGCGGTCTACTTTGTCAACCTGTGGGCGCGCAAGCTCATCCACAGCAATACCATCGTCACGATCCTGGCCATCGGCGTGGCGGCGCTGGTGTACGTATTCATGCTGCTGATCACCAAGGCCATCCGCCCGGCGGATATGGCCTATATCCCCGGCGGGGCCAAGATCACGCGGCTGCTGTGCCGGATGCATATTTGGAAAACGCCCCGCAAAGTCAAGGGAGGGAACGGACGATGA